The following are encoded in a window of Vigna unguiculata cultivar IT97K-499-35 chromosome 8, ASM411807v1, whole genome shotgun sequence genomic DNA:
- the LOC114194146 gene encoding trafficking protein particle complex II-specific subunit 120 homolog, which translates to MEPEVSIEGSAMIQVAVVPVGAVPSNVLRDYYCMLLPLHTIPLSAISSFYTEHQKSPFAVQPWDSGSLRFKFVLGGAPPSPWEDFQSSRKTLGVVGIVHCPSSPDLDAAVDLFTNVCKSFPSSLVERCFAFCPNDSQLEEGSKKGGNLRLFPPADRPTLEFHLNTMMQEIAASLLMEFEKWVLQAESSGTILKTPLDSQASLSSEEVIKAKKRRLGRAQKTIGDYCLLAGSPVDANAHYSTALELSRLTGDYFWYAGALEGSVCALLIDRMGQKDSALKEEVRYRYNSVIVNYKKSQDNAQRVSPLTFELEATLKLARFLCRRELAKEVVELLTTAADGAKSLIDASDRLILYIEIARLYGSLGYHRKAAFFSRQVAQLYLQQENRLAAISAMQVLAMTTKAYHVQSRSSISDHSLHSNGIVSNHADSGKTNHQSAVSLFESQWSTLQMVVLREILLSAVRAGDPLTAWSAAARLLRSYYPLITPAGQNGLANALSNSADRLPPGTRCADPALPFVRLHSFPLHPTQVDIIKRSSAREDWWAGAAPSGPFIYTPFSKGETNNVKKHELIWIVGEPVEVLVELANPCGFDLRVDSIYLSVHSGNFDAFPVSVSLLPNSSKVITLSGIPTSVGPVSIPGCIVHCFGVITEHLFKEVDNLLLGASQGLVLSDPFRCCGSPKLKNVSVPNISVVPPLPLLVSHVVGGDGAIILYEGEIRDVWIRLANAGTVPIEQAHISLSGKNQDSVISYSSETLKSCLPLRPGAEVTFPVTLRAWQVGLLDADAGAGKTVSGNNLRHSKDGSSPSLLIHYAGPTKTSEETTTNGSTVPPGRRLVVPLQICVLQGLSFVKAQLLSMEFPAHVGESLPKLDDVNNKSTDENVNSETKMDRLVKIDPFRGSWGLRFLELELSNPTDVVFEINVSVKLENSSSENNHLADQGATEFVYPKTRIDRDCSARVLVPLEHFKLPVLDDSFFMKDTHLDGNGGRNASFSEKNTKAELNACIKNLISRIKVRWHSGRNSSGELNIKEAIQAALQTSVMDVLLPDPLTFGFRLVRDGSESRTADPDKESESAASKGSVIAHEMTAMEVVVRNNTKDMLKLSLNITCRDVAGENCVDGTKATVLWTGVLSDIAMEIPPLQQIRHSFCLHFLVPGEYTLLAAAVIEDANDILRARAKTTSASEPIFCRGPPYHVRVLGTA; encoded by the exons ATGGAGCCGGAAGTTAGCATCGAAGGATCGGCGATGATTCAGGTGGCAGTTGTTCCGGTAGGAGCGGTGCCGTCGAACGTGCTGCGGGACTACTACTGCATGCTGCTCCCGCTGCACACGATCCCGCTCTCCGCCATCAGCTCCTTCTACACCGAGCACCAGAAGTCCCCCTTCGCCGTCCAGCCCTGGGACTCCGGCTCCCTCCGCTTCAAGTTTGTCCTCGGCGGCGCGCCGCCCAGCCCCTGGGAGGACTTTCAGTCGAGCCGCAAAACTCTCGGCGTCGTCGGCATCGTCCACTGTCCTTCCTCCCCCGATCTCGATGCTGCCGTCGACCTTTTCACCAATGTCTGCAAGTCCTTCCCCTCTTCCCTCGTTGAGCGCTGTTTCGCCTTCTGCCCTAACGATTCGCAG CTTGAAGAAGGAAGTAAGAAAGGGGGAAATTTGAGGTTGTTTCCTCCTGCAGATCGTCCTACATTGGAGTTCCACTTGAACACTATGATGCAAGAGATTGCTGCGTCACTGCTTATGGAGTTTGAGAAATGGGTGCTTCAGGCAGAATCTTCCGGAACCATTCTCAAGACGCCTTTAGATTCTCAAGCTAGTCTCAGCTCAGAGGAG GTTATCAAGGCCAAAAAGAGAAGGCTAGGGCGTGCCCAGAAGACCATTGGTGATTACTGTTTGCTGGCAGGGTCCCCTGTGGACGCCAATGCCCATTATTCTACTGCATTGGAACTTTCCAGGTTAACTGGTGATTACTTCTGGTATGCTGGAGCATTGGAGGGTAGTGTCTGTGCCTTGCTG ATTGACCGAATGGGCCAAAAAGATTCAGCACTGAAAGAAGAAGTTAGATATCGTTATAACAGTGTGATAGTGAATTACAAGAAGTCACAAGATAATGCTCAGAG AGTTTCTCCCCTTACTTTTGAACTTGAAGCTACTTTGAAATTAGCAAGGTTTCTTTGCAG GAGAGAGCTGGccaaggaggtggtggagttGTTGACCACAGCTGCAGATGGTGCTAAATCTTTAATTGACGCAAGTGATAGGCTCATATTGTATATTGAAATAGCTCGTCTGTATGGAAGTCTGGGATACCATAGAAAAGCTGCATTTTTCTCAAGGCAGGTTGCACAGTTATATCTGCAGCAAGAAAATAGATTGGCTGCAATTAGTGCTATGCAAGTTTTGGCAATGACGACCAAAGCTTATCATGTTCAAAGTAGATCATCAATCTCTGATCATTCTTTGCACAGT AATGGAATTGTATCAAATCATGCTGATAGTGGGAAAACAAACCACCAATCAGCAGTCTCACTATTTGAGTCTCAGTGGAGTACCCTCCAGATGGTTGTATTAAGAGAAATTCTACTCTCTGCTGTGCGTGCTGGTGATCCTCTCACTGCGTGGAGTGCAGCAGCCCGACTCCTTAGATCCTACTATCCTCTAATAACACCTGCTGGGCAAAATGGCCTTGCTAATGCACTTTCAAATTCAGCTGACAGGCTGCCACCAGGAACTCGCTGTGCTGATCCTGCTTTACCCTTTGTGAG GCTGCATTCATTTCCTCTCCACCCAACACAAGTAGACATAATAAAGCGCAGTTCTGCCAGAGAAGATTGGTGGGCTGGTGCTGCTCCTTCTGGGCCTTTCATTTATACACCATTCAGTAAAGGAGAGACTAACAATGTCAAGAAGCATGAGCTTATTTGGATTGTTGGAGAACCTGTTGAGGTCTTGGTGGAATTGGCAAACCCATGTGGCTTTGATTTAAGGGTTGATAGCATCTATCTATCCGTGCATTCTGGAAATTTTGATGCTTTCCCCGTAAGTGTAAGCCTTCTACCAAATTCTTCAAAAGTGATCACCTTATCTGGTATTCCAACATCAGTGGGACCAGTTTCAATTCCTGGGTGCATTGTTCACTGTTTTGGTGTTATTACTGAACATCTGTTTAAAGAGGTTGACAATCTGCTTCTTGGGGCCTCACAAGGGCTGGTTCTTTCTGACCCTTTTCGATGCTGTGGATCTCCAAAGTTGAAAAATGTGTCTGTGCCTAATATTTCTGTAGTACCACCACTTCCATTATTGGTATCACATGTTGTTGGAGGTGATGGAGCCATCATTTTATATGAAGGAGAAATTCGGGATGTGTGGATTCGCCTGGCTAATGCAGGTACTGTTCCAATTGAGCAGGCCCATATTTCACTGTCTGGAAAAAATCAAGATTCTGTAATTTCATATTCTTCCGAAACTTTGAAATCTTGCCTCCCTCTGAGACCTGGAGCAGAAGTTACATTCCCTGTGACCTTGAGAGCCTGGCAGGTTGGCTTGCTGGATGCAGATGCTGGTGCAGGGAAGACTGTCTCAGGGAACAATTTGAGGCATTCCAAAGATGGAAGCAGCCCATCGCTGTTGATCCACTATGCTG GTCCGACGAAAACCTCTGAAGAAACTACCACGAATGGATCTACTGTGCCCCCTGGCAGAAGGCTTGTTGTTCCTCTGCAGATTTGTGTTTTGCAGGGCTTGTCCTTTGTGAAGGCTCAGCTTCTTTCAATGGAATTTCCTGCTCATGTTGGTGAAAGTCTTCCGAAGTTGGATGATGTAAATAATAAGTCTACTGATGAAAATGTTAACTCAGAGACAAAAATGGACAGATTGGTGAAAATAGATCCTTTCAGAGGAAGTTGGGGGCTGCGATTCCTTGAACTTGAGTTATCTAATCCAACTGATGTTGTGTTTGAAATCAATGTCTCTGTCAAACTGGAGAACTCAAGCAGTGAGAACAACCATCTTGCTGATCAGGGTGCAACTGAATTTGTCTATCCTAAAACAAGAATTGATAGAGATTGCTCAGCGAGGGTTCTAGTGCCTCTTGAGCATTTTAAATTACCCGTTCTTGACGATTCCTTTTTTATGAAGGATACCCATTTAGATGGGAATGGAGGAAGAAATGCATCCTTCTCAGAGAAGAACACCAAAGCTGAACTAAATGCTTGCATCAAGAACCTTATATCTAGGATTAAGGTTCGATGGCATTCAGGACGGAATAGCTCTGGGGAGTTAAATATCAAAGAAGCTATCCAGGCTGCTCTCCAAACATCAGTCATGGATGTTTTACTTCCAGATCCATTGACGTTTGGCTTCAGGCTTGTTAGAGATGGTTCTGAATCAAGAACAGCTGATCCTGATAAAGAATCTGAATCTGCTGCTTCCAAAGGTTCCGTGATTGCTCATGAAATGACAGCAATGGAAGTTGTGGTTCGTAATAATACTAAAGATATGCTCAAATTGAGTCTTAATATTACATGCAGAGATGTAGCCGGTGAAAATTGTGTAGATGGTACCAAAGCGACTGTTCTATGGACGG GTGTTCTGAGTGACATTGCCATGGAAATTCCCCCACTTCAACAAATCAGACACTCGTTCTGCCTTCATTTTCTTGTCCCTGGAGAGTATACACTACTTGCTGCAGCAGTGATTGAGGATGCAAATGACATTCTTCGTGCTCGTGCCAAGACCACCTCGGCTTCTGAGCCAATTTTCTGTCGTGGACCACCCTATCACGTTCGTGTCCTTGGCACTGCATGA
- the LOC114194148 gene encoding uncharacterized protein LOC114194148 isoform X2 translates to MASTGGMSPSLSATPIITSAKLNWKNYSSWSASVELWFLGQGYHDHLEKEVSTISEEEKQKLDFQLCAVLWQSVEQGVLDILRPYKTCFSFWKRAQDIFANDIQRLFDATQRVASLKQINHDMVSHIGKARAAVEELKSFFVADSLEDINKKLDKFYMVLILRSLHSTFDHVRDQVLAGDQIPSMDNLVTRLLRVPTLVKDESSTDVFETSAMVAPRGRGGGRSNRGGRGGRSGRPQCSYCNRMGHTQDKCYSLHGFPDKAAHVSKSDHSESRISDEEYQEFLRYKSEKSNNPGPSSSMSTACISQSVEGLSPWILDSGTWYGSSDWRRT, encoded by the exons atggcTTCTACGGGTGGAATGTCTCCCTCTCTATCAGCTACTCCTATTATTACCTCTGCGAAACTGAACTGGAAAAATTACTCCTCTTGGTCAGCTTCGGTGGAGTTGTGGTTTCTTGGTCAAGGCTATCATGATCATCTTGAAAAAGAGGTCTCTACTATTTCAGAGGAAGAGAAGCAGAAATTGGATTTTCAGTTGTGTGCTGTTTTATGGCAATCAGTTGAGCAAGGGGTCTTAGACATTTTGAGACCTTACAAGACATGCTTCTCTTTTTGGAAAAGGGCACAAGATATTTTTGCTAACGACATTCAACGCCTCTTTGATGCAACTCAAAGAGTAGCCTCActcaaacaaatcaatcatgatATGGTTTCTCATATAGGAAAGGCTAGGGCTGCAGTAGAAGAATTGAAGAGTTTTTTTGTGGCTGATTCATTAGAAGATATCAATAAAAAACTTGATAAGTTTTACATGGTCTTAATTCTGAGGAGCCTACACTCGACTTTTGATCATGTGCGTGATCAAGTTTTAGCTGGTGATCAAATCCCTTCGATGGACAACTTAGTTACTAGACTTCTTCGTGTACCTACATTGGTCAAAGATGAAAGTTCAACTGATGTTTTTGAAACATCAGCAATGGTAGCACcacgaggaagaggaggaggtcGGAGCAACCGTGGAGGACGTGGTGGTCGAAGTGGGCGTCCTCAATGCTCATATTGTAATAGAATGGGCCATACCCAAGACAAGTGTTATTCCTTACATGGTTTTCCCGATAAAGCTGCTCATGTGTCCAAGTCTGATCATTCAGAATCTAGAATTTCTGATGAAGAGTACCAAGAATTCTTGAGGTACAAATCTGAGAAATCCAACAATCCTGGCCCATCCTCTTCAATGTCAACTGCATGCATCTCTCAATCTGTGGAAGGTCTTAGTCCATGGATTCTTGACTCAG GAACATGGTACGGGTCGTCTGATTGGAGAAGGACATGA
- the LOC114194148 gene encoding uncharacterized protein LOC114194148 isoform X1: MASTGGMSPSLSATPIITSAKLNWKNYSSWSASVELWFLGQGYHDHLEKEVSTISEEEKQKLDFQLCAVLWQSVEQGVLDILRPYKTCFSFWKRAQDIFANDIQRLFDATQRVASLKQINHDMVSHIGKARAAVEELKSFFVADSLEDINKKLDKFYMVLILRSLHSTFDHVRDQVLAGDQIPSMDNLVTRLLRVPTLVKDESSTDVFETSAMVAPRGRGGGRSNRGGRGGRSGRPQCSYCNRMGHTQDKCYSLHGFPDKAAHVSKSDHSESRISDEEYQEFLRYKSEKSNNPGPSSSMSTACISQSVEGLSPWILDSGASDHVSGTWYGSSDWRRT, translated from the exons atggcTTCTACGGGTGGAATGTCTCCCTCTCTATCAGCTACTCCTATTATTACCTCTGCGAAACTGAACTGGAAAAATTACTCCTCTTGGTCAGCTTCGGTGGAGTTGTGGTTTCTTGGTCAAGGCTATCATGATCATCTTGAAAAAGAGGTCTCTACTATTTCAGAGGAAGAGAAGCAGAAATTGGATTTTCAGTTGTGTGCTGTTTTATGGCAATCAGTTGAGCAAGGGGTCTTAGACATTTTGAGACCTTACAAGACATGCTTCTCTTTTTGGAAAAGGGCACAAGATATTTTTGCTAACGACATTCAACGCCTCTTTGATGCAACTCAAAGAGTAGCCTCActcaaacaaatcaatcatgatATGGTTTCTCATATAGGAAAGGCTAGGGCTGCAGTAGAAGAATTGAAGAGTTTTTTTGTGGCTGATTCATTAGAAGATATCAATAAAAAACTTGATAAGTTTTACATGGTCTTAATTCTGAGGAGCCTACACTCGACTTTTGATCATGTGCGTGATCAAGTTTTAGCTGGTGATCAAATCCCTTCGATGGACAACTTAGTTACTAGACTTCTTCGTGTACCTACATTGGTCAAAGATGAAAGTTCAACTGATGTTTTTGAAACATCAGCAATGGTAGCACcacgaggaagaggaggaggtcGGAGCAACCGTGGAGGACGTGGTGGTCGAAGTGGGCGTCCTCAATGCTCATATTGTAATAGAATGGGCCATACCCAAGACAAGTGTTATTCCTTACATGGTTTTCCCGATAAAGCTGCTCATGTGTCCAAGTCTGATCATTCAGAATCTAGAATTTCTGATGAAGAGTACCAAGAATTCTTGAGGTACAAATCTGAGAAATCCAACAATCCTGGCCCATCCTCTTCAATGTCAACTGCATGCATCTCTCAATCTGTGGAAGGTCTTAGTCCATGGATTCTTGACTCAGGTGCCTCAGATCATGTCTCTG GAACATGGTACGGGTCGTCTGATTGGAGAAGGACATGA
- the LOC114194294 gene encoding uncharacterized protein LOC114194294 gives MQSGINRQHSLREKLKSSICCFSGTSHNDSLEHGEGFYSKFHIPRTPISPAGSTSSFSWFKLKSPPGTDFGNDSHTRVRGRSLKSRLSRKLLHNRQSQSADFSYDPSSYALNFESESPEEFPFRNFSSRLPPSPPVEYSGH, from the coding sequence ATGCAAAGTGGTATTAACCGGCAACATTCTCTGAGGGAGAAGTTAAAATCTTCCATATGTTGTTTCTCAGGAACATCGCATAACGATTCCCTAGAACACGGAGAAGGGTTTTACAGCAAATTTCATATACCCAGAACGCCAATTTCTCCGGCAGGCTCCACGTCATCTTTTTCGTGGTTCAAACTAAAGTCACCCCCGGGCACCGATTTCGGGAATGACTCGCATACACGTGTGAGGGGACGGAGTCTAAAGTCCCGATTGAGTCGGAAGCTCCTCCATAACCGTCAGTCACAGTCGGCGGACTTTAGCTACGACCCTTCCAGCTACGCCCTCAACTTCGAGAGCGAAAGCCCCGAAGAGTTTCCCTTCAGAAACTTCAGCTCACGGTTGCCGCCCTCGCCGCCGGTCGAATATTCCGGCCACTGA